The Pricia mediterranea genome includes a window with the following:
- a CDS encoding BLUF domain-containing protein, which translates to MYELTYQSEARKKVTQKDIIEILESARRHNKINGVTGCLIYYNRRFIQIIEGSKAAVQETYQRICEDRRHKEIQLIAENSTSERTFPEWGMAYFPIDEGKINTNELKQFRNNINLLAGFSRPSKVSGIMFWVKVKALLAEPPGFYDK; encoded by the coding sequence ATGTATGAGTTGACATATCAATCGGAAGCCAGAAAAAAGGTCACCCAAAAAGATATTATAGAAATATTGGAGAGTGCCCGACGGCATAATAAAATCAATGGTGTCACGGGTTGTTTAATTTACTACAATCGACGGTTCATCCAGATTATTGAAGGAAGTAAAGCGGCGGTACAGGAGACCTATCAAAGAATTTGTGAGGACAGGCGGCATAAAGAAATACAGTTAATAGCGGAAAACAGTACCTCGGAGAGGACGTTTCCCGAATGGGGAATGGCCTATTTTCCAATCGACGAGGGCAAGATAAATACCAATGAGCTAAAACAATTCAGGAATAACATCAATCTGTTGGCCGGTTTTTCGAGACCCTCGAAGGTAAGCGGTATTATGTTTTGGGTCAAGGTCAAAGCCCTTTTAGCGGAGCCGCCCGGCTTTTATGATAAGTGA
- a CDS encoding glycoside hydrolase family 130 protein: MYVPIQRRNTQFFPDSSRVVARFFSNGDKRTSQLIRRVLDLDEATVNNELERTLREFAGRHRNISQIFLRHFENYKSLIEHLEMDPDQFSKEEKLLIGSYATMEYSIESAAMFNPSIIEDFDQSFLAKGEKRVILSFRATGEGHLSSIVFRRGILDANNDFHSNKVRNYIDLPRIGQKKSYDKGRFVQKMKEMKISPRYSSTIMDDLPDHFEYHQLKSAVGNVLANGISDENRLALEEMTWLVDSYYDVEFSLDSDISERVIFPISPSESKGIEDARFVRFTDDDGSEKIYATYTAYDGRTILPKLLSTEDFTTFRIMPMHGNAAQNKNFALFPKKIKGKYAVLARVDGVNNYIMFSDRNTLWNDPIKIQEPKYPWEFTQIGNCGAPLWTEEGWLIITHGVGPMRRYCIGASLFDLDDPTREIGRLTEPLLSPLEVEREGYVPNVVYSCGSMINNGCLVLPYAVSDYSSSYATVEMEDLMQALRG, translated from the coding sequence ATGTACGTACCCATTCAAAGAAGAAATACTCAGTTTTTTCCAGATTCCAGTCGGGTTGTTGCCCGCTTCTTCAGCAACGGCGACAAGCGTACCTCGCAGTTGATCCGTCGGGTACTGGACCTTGACGAGGCTACGGTAAATAACGAGCTTGAGCGTACTTTGCGGGAGTTCGCGGGACGGCACCGGAATATTTCCCAAATTTTTCTCCGTCACTTTGAGAACTACAAAAGCTTGATTGAGCATTTGGAAATGGATCCGGACCAGTTTTCGAAGGAGGAAAAACTGCTGATCGGGTCGTACGCGACTATGGAATATTCCATCGAATCTGCGGCGATGTTCAATCCCTCGATTATTGAGGATTTTGATCAGTCCTTTCTGGCCAAGGGCGAAAAAAGGGTAATCCTATCCTTTCGTGCGACCGGGGAGGGCCACCTTTCTTCCATTGTGTTTCGCCGTGGTATTCTTGATGCCAACAACGATTTCCATTCGAACAAGGTGAGGAACTACATCGATTTACCGAGAATCGGACAAAAAAAATCATACGATAAGGGCCGGTTCGTTCAAAAGATGAAGGAGATGAAAATATCGCCGCGGTATTCGTCGACGATCATGGACGATCTGCCCGATCATTTTGAATACCATCAGTTAAAGTCCGCCGTCGGTAATGTCTTGGCCAACGGAATCAGCGACGAGAACAGGCTTGCCCTTGAAGAAATGACATGGCTGGTCGATTCGTATTACGATGTGGAGTTCAGTCTTGATTCCGATATTTCGGAACGGGTAATATTCCCGATATCCCCATCGGAGAGCAAAGGTATCGAAGACGCCAGGTTCGTCCGTTTTACCGATGACGACGGTTCCGAGAAGATATATGCTACCTACACGGCCTATGATGGGCGTACCATTCTGCCGAAGTTGCTATCGACGGAGGATTTTACAACTTTTCGGATCATGCCCATGCACGGTAATGCGGCCCAGAACAAGAATTTCGCGTTGTTTCCCAAAAAAATAAAAGGGAAATACGCGGTTTTGGCCCGGGTCGATGGGGTTAATAATTATATTATGTTCTCCGATAGAAATACGTTGTGGAACGACCCTATCAAAATCCAGGAACCAAAATACCCTTGGGAGTTCACCCAAATCGGCAACTGCGGCGCCCCATTGTGGACGGAAGAGGGCTGGCTGATCATTACCCACGGGGTGGGCCCTATGCGGCGTTACTGCATCGGTGCGTCGCTATTCGACCTCGATGATCCCACCCGGGAAATCGGAAGGTTGACGGAGCCTTTGCTGTCCCCCCTGGAAGTAGAACGAGAAGGTTATGTGCCTAACGTGGTTTACTCGTGCGGCTCAATGATCAATAATGGGTGTTTGGTGCTGCCCTATGCGGTTTCCGACTATTCATCGTCGTATGCTACGGTCGAGATGGAGGACTTGATGCAGGCGTTGCGGGGTTAG
- a CDS encoding response regulator: protein MEKTILLIEDDTVLRENTAELLELSDYAVLTASNGMTGVQLAKESLPDAIVCDIMMPELDGFGVLEALSKDNRTKTIPFIFLTAKTERQDMRRGMEMGADDYLTKPFEEDELIGAIESRLAKVAILNEGSGETPTGQMSVKTIHDLKNFIDDNGQVQQFKPDEIVYREDAYSSTVYLVTRGIVKCHKLNRNGKELITGIYRQDDFFGLGSFVPNTKHGETATAMEDTEVVGIPSLTLKDLLRQNHDLTMELMQFLSENLTETKDQLLEMAYGSVRKKTASTLLKFAEKLPKDAKGNFHILRSDLASVAGMATETLIRTLSSFKKDNLIDIEDRNIRILNFKELSRVE from the coding sequence ATGGAGAAAACAATACTTTTGATAGAAGACGATACCGTTCTCCGTGAGAATACGGCTGAGTTACTGGAACTTTCAGATTATGCCGTACTTACCGCTTCCAACGGAATGACCGGGGTACAGCTGGCGAAAGAAAGTCTGCCAGACGCCATTGTGTGCGACATTATGATGCCGGAGTTGGACGGTTTCGGGGTATTGGAAGCCTTATCTAAGGATAACCGTACCAAAACAATACCCTTTATTTTCCTGACCGCCAAGACCGAACGCCAAGACATGCGTCGGGGAATGGAAATGGGTGCCGACGACTATCTGACCAAACCTTTTGAAGAGGACGAACTGATAGGAGCCATCGAAAGTCGATTGGCCAAGGTAGCCATTTTGAACGAAGGTTCAGGCGAGACGCCTACCGGCCAAATGTCAGTGAAAACGATACACGACCTCAAAAATTTTATTGACGATAACGGACAGGTACAGCAGTTTAAGCCGGACGAAATCGTTTACCGCGAGGATGCTTACTCCAGCACCGTCTATCTGGTGACCCGCGGCATCGTCAAGTGCCATAAATTAAATCGGAATGGCAAGGAATTGATTACAGGTATCTACAGACAAGACGATTTTTTCGGACTAGGTTCGTTCGTACCCAACACAAAACACGGGGAAACAGCTACCGCAATGGAAGATACCGAAGTGGTGGGGATTCCGTCGCTGACCTTGAAAGACCTGCTGAGACAAAATCATGACCTGACCATGGAACTGATGCAATTTCTCTCGGAGAACCTCACCGAGACCAAAGATCAGTTATTGGAAATGGCATACGGATCAGTACGGAAAAAAACGGCGAGCACCCTGCTGAAATTCGCTGAAAAGCTGCCAAAAGATGCTAAAGGAAATTTTCATATTCTTCGCAGTGACTTGGCTAGCGTTGCAGGTATGGCCACCGAAACACTGATACGTACCCTTTCCAGCTTTAAGAAAGATAACCTTATCGATATCGAGGACCGCAATATCCGCATTTTGAACTTCAAGGAACTGAGCCGCGTGGAGTAG
- a CDS encoding FUSC family protein, which yields MNRKADMLPEKRKELLLFLKSTSFSKAVLIGVSATIPVVLGIWSGYFEIGLALCFGAFWSSPSDTSGSYRHKKYGILLSALLATVVTFIGGYLHFQTLFLIPVLGVLVFAISFIAVYGFRASLISFSGLLALVLSFAHTVETLEIYQYALLIGVGGLWYLLLSTLWYRLDPKAPTEEILSETFRLTSEFLQTRGELVGPEGDREALQSRLLRLQSDLTENHATLREIFLQSRQRSGRSYYTGKRLLVFVQLVEILETAMANPVHYDKMDALLEKHPGYVKGFQDLIFEIARQLRIIGEAGQNTRKYPSHKKLAKRFESVGRQIVTFTEDVKPNDVEDHLILQNLYEYQEKQFEKLKRIKWLLGNSVLRKEDIIKEDDLRRFVTSQEYHPKLLLRNLSFESNIFKHALRLAVTVMIGYGIGVFFDFQNPYWILLTIIVIMRPSYGLTKSRTKDRIIGTLIGGAIASGLVFLIHDPYLYGGLGILSMVIAFSMVQRNYKAAATFITLGIIFIYAIMRPDVLTVIQFRVLDTLIGAALSYVALLFLWPAWSFLEIGEDIKSSVKANKAFFNCISKFYQRKGEASTEFKISRKEAFLETSNLSSAFQRMAQEPRSKQKNLDKIYELVVLNHTFLASLSSLSTYIQNHNTTEASQTFRESAGKIDANLAQVLQILGNRTSTGLNEIPEKGLVSGYSAAVYATERNHQEAHLIAEQMHWLFSMSEKMMRLAEELTRQ from the coding sequence TTGAATCGAAAGGCCGACATGCTTCCTGAAAAAAGGAAAGAGCTGTTACTGTTCTTAAAAAGCACAAGCTTTTCAAAAGCAGTGCTGATCGGTGTTTCTGCAACCATACCGGTAGTTCTCGGTATTTGGTCAGGGTATTTTGAAATTGGGTTGGCCCTTTGTTTCGGAGCATTTTGGAGTTCTCCCAGTGATACCAGTGGCAGTTATCGACACAAGAAATATGGCATCTTGTTATCCGCCCTGTTGGCCACGGTAGTCACTTTTATCGGGGGATACCTGCATTTTCAGACGTTATTTCTGATTCCCGTACTGGGGGTACTGGTTTTTGCCATTTCCTTTATCGCCGTCTATGGTTTTCGGGCTTCGTTAATCAGTTTTTCCGGTCTATTGGCCTTGGTACTGAGCTTTGCCCATACGGTAGAAACGCTTGAAATATATCAGTATGCCCTTTTGATCGGGGTAGGGGGGCTTTGGTATTTGTTGCTGTCAACGCTTTGGTACCGGCTCGACCCGAAGGCACCGACCGAGGAGATATTGTCGGAAACTTTTCGGCTCACTTCAGAGTTTTTACAGACCCGGGGCGAACTGGTCGGTCCCGAAGGCGATCGTGAGGCACTACAGTCCCGACTCTTGCGACTACAGAGCGACCTGACCGAAAATCATGCTACCCTTCGGGAGATTTTCCTCCAATCAAGGCAGCGTTCCGGCCGGTCGTATTATACCGGGAAGCGGTTATTGGTTTTCGTACAATTGGTAGAAATCCTTGAAACGGCCATGGCGAACCCGGTTCACTACGATAAAATGGACGCTCTGCTAGAAAAGCATCCCGGATACGTCAAAGGTTTTCAAGACCTGATTTTCGAAATTGCACGGCAGCTGCGCATCATCGGGGAAGCAGGTCAAAATACCCGTAAATATCCATCCCATAAAAAGCTTGCGAAACGTTTTGAAAGCGTAGGCCGCCAGATCGTGACCTTCACTGAAGATGTCAAGCCGAATGATGTTGAAGACCATCTCATTTTACAAAACCTGTATGAATACCAAGAAAAACAATTTGAAAAATTAAAACGGATAAAGTGGTTGTTAGGAAATTCAGTTCTGCGGAAGGAAGACATCATCAAGGAAGATGATCTAAGACGCTTTGTCACTTCCCAAGAGTATCATCCCAAATTGCTGCTGCGAAACCTGAGTTTCGAGTCCAATATTTTCAAGCATGCGCTGCGGTTGGCGGTCACCGTAATGATCGGATACGGCATAGGGGTGTTTTTTGATTTTCAGAACCCATATTGGATTCTCTTGACCATCATCGTCATCATGCGACCTAGCTACGGCCTTACCAAATCCCGGACCAAAGACCGGATTATCGGTACGCTGATCGGCGGGGCCATCGCTTCGGGATTGGTATTTTTGATTCATGACCCTTATTTATACGGAGGTTTGGGCATTCTTTCGATGGTCATCGCTTTTTCAATGGTACAGCGCAACTATAAGGCGGCGGCGACGTTCATTACCTTGGGCATTATCTTTATCTACGCCATCATGCGTCCCGATGTGTTGACCGTGATCCAGTTCAGGGTGCTGGACACGCTGATAGGGGCCGCACTGTCTTACGTAGCGCTACTTTTTTTATGGCCCGCCTGGAGCTTTTTGGAAATTGGGGAAGATATTAAGAGCAGTGTCAAGGCCAATAAGGCTTTCTTCAACTGCATCTCAAAGTTTTACCAACGGAAGGGGGAGGCCTCTACGGAATTTAAGATCTCCCGCAAGGAAGCGTTCCTTGAGACCTCGAACCTGAGTTCGGCTTTTCAGCGTATGGCCCAGGAGCCCCGCTCAAAACAGAAGAACCTCGATAAAATCTACGAGCTGGTCGTGCTGAACCACACCTTTTTAGCGTCACTGTCTTCCCTGAGCACCTACATCCAAAATCACAATACCACGGAAGCCTCGCAAACCTTTCGGGAAAGCGCAGGAAAAATCGACGCCAATCTGGCCCAGGTGCTTCAGATATTGGGAAATCGAACTTCGACCGGATTGAATGAAATTCCCGAGAAGGGATTGGTTTCGGGATATTCCGCAGCCGTTTATGCCACCGAACGCAACCACCAAGAGGCCCATTTGATTGCAGAGCAGATGCATTGGTTGTTTTCGATGAGCGAGAAGATGATGCGCTTGGCGGAGGAGTTGACAAGACAATAA
- a CDS encoding glycosyltransferase family 4 protein has product MRIAMLSPIAWRTPPRQYGPWELVASNLTEGLVAHGHEVTLFATGDSLTSGRLDAVCPSPYAENPNVDAKVWESLHIANLMEKANQFDIIHNHFDFLPLTYSKLISIPMITTIHGFSSEKILPVYKKYNETNAYISISDADRHSDLKYLRTIYHGIDGKKFTLREQKDDYLLFYGRIHPDKGTREALDIAANSDAKLIIAGLIQDRGYYDEHVRPRIDGDKVVYLGNVDQRKGNQLLGDAKALLHPILFDEPFGLSVAEAMMCGTPVIAFDRGSMPELIEHGKSGFLVRDVRAASEAVIMASTLDPRYIRHYAREKFDIGRMVSEYIKVYEEVLHF; this is encoded by the coding sequence ATGCGGATCGCCATGTTATCGCCCATTGCCTGGCGGACACCTCCACGGCAGTACGGCCCGTGGGAGCTGGTCGCATCGAACCTGACCGAGGGCCTGGTTGCCCACGGCCACGAGGTGACTCTTTTTGCGACGGGCGATTCGCTCACCTCGGGTCGCTTGGACGCGGTCTGTCCCTCCCCCTACGCCGAGAATCCAAATGTCGATGCCAAAGTCTGGGAAAGCCTGCACATCGCCAACCTTATGGAAAAGGCAAATCAATTCGATATCATCCATAATCATTTCGATTTTTTACCGCTAACCTATTCAAAGCTGATATCAATTCCCATGATAACGACGATACACGGTTTTTCGTCGGAGAAAATCCTTCCCGTCTATAAAAAGTATAATGAAACGAACGCCTACATATCCATTTCGGATGCCGATAGACATTCCGATCTAAAATACCTTCGGACCATCTATCACGGCATAGACGGCAAAAAATTTACGCTGCGGGAGCAAAAAGACGATTACTTGCTGTTCTATGGCAGGATACACCCGGACAAGGGCACCCGGGAAGCGCTCGACATTGCGGCAAATTCTGACGCTAAGCTTATTATTGCGGGCCTAATCCAAGACCGGGGCTACTACGACGAACATGTCCGCCCCCGTATCGATGGGGACAAAGTCGTTTATTTGGGCAATGTGGACCAAAGGAAGGGCAATCAACTTTTGGGGGACGCCAAAGCCCTGCTACATCCCATTCTATTCGATGAGCCTTTCGGGTTGAGCGTGGCCGAAGCCATGATGTGCGGAACGCCAGTCATCGCCTTCGATCGAGGAAGTATGCCCGAACTGATCGAGCATGGCAAAAGCGGTTTTTTGGTGAGGGACGTGCGGGCCGCCAGCGAGGCCGTAATCATGGCAAGTACCTTAGACCCGCGCTACATCAGGCACTACGCTCGGGAAAAATTCGATATCGGCAGGATGGTGTCAGAGTATATCAAAGTTTACGAAGAGGTTCTCCATTTTTAG
- a CDS encoding universal stress protein: MKHILLPTDFSENAWNALKYGLEMFKKTECTFYLMHVNPIPTYSGAGTSLSASDDNFRTQILKNSNEDLQELQDRIKTELPKNQAHRFVPLAFYDYFADAVKREAKAKNVDMIIMGTKGASGLKKVTVGSNTGDVITKVAYPLLAVPENAQYTDVAEIAFPTDFQISYDLKVLDTLIEIATMNDADIRILNITKEGRELTEEQQKNKDFLDDYFVDIDHSFHSLTGLKLETAVQAFTESRDIDMIAMVAKNLNFFQRILFRPDVEKISYYTQVPFLVLHE, encoded by the coding sequence ATGAAACATATTTTACTTCCTACCGATTTTTCTGAAAATGCATGGAATGCCCTTAAGTACGGGCTCGAGATGTTCAAGAAGACCGAATGTACTTTTTATCTCATGCACGTCAATCCCATTCCGACCTATTCAGGAGCCGGAACTTCGTTAAGCGCATCTGACGATAATTTTAGGACCCAGATTCTGAAAAACAGTAATGAAGACCTTCAAGAGCTACAGGATCGTATCAAGACAGAACTTCCTAAAAATCAGGCTCATCGATTTGTGCCATTGGCCTTCTACGATTACTTCGCCGATGCCGTAAAACGAGAGGCCAAAGCTAAAAATGTCGATATGATCATAATGGGCACCAAAGGCGCATCGGGTCTTAAAAAGGTAACCGTAGGAAGCAATACCGGCGATGTCATCACCAAAGTGGCATATCCGCTATTGGCCGTTCCCGAAAATGCGCAATATACCGATGTTGCGGAAATTGCATTCCCCACGGATTTTCAGATAAGCTACGACCTGAAGGTGTTGGACACACTGATTGAGATCGCCACGATGAACGATGCCGATATCCGTATATTGAACATAACGAAAGAAGGGCGAGAACTGACAGAGGAGCAACAGAAGAACAAGGACTTTTTAGATGATTATTTTGTCGATATCGACCATAGCTTCCACTCCTTGACGGGCCTAAAACTTGAAACCGCGGTTCAGGCCTTTACTGAAAGCCGTGATATCGATATGATTGCCATGGTGGCCAAAAACCTTAATTTCTTTCAACGGATTTTATTCCGGCCCGATGTGGAGAAAATCAGTTACTATACCCAAGTACCATTTTTGGTGTTGCACGAATAA
- a CDS encoding AI-2E family transporter, with translation MNSIPPKVVRQVLLAFLILLLGGLIFYQMLPYLAGVLGAVTLYVILRRPMLFLIDKGWWPSLAAVFLMILSFICILLPVAGTVLMLGNQVGRVVRNFKEFITAINDQIDNLEALIGYEFSSQIDATGIAGGLAKSLEGFAGGTFNTVIAIAIMYFLLFYMLTNRRKLRDSLREFIPTSVDNQQVIGDEITAMVRSNALGIPMVAFGQGLVALIGFLIFGTDNPFLWAGVVVIGSMIPFVGGLLGIVPVFIIMLSQGETFQAWGVLLYGVIVVGATDNLIRLYILRKLDDVHPLITLIGVIVGIPLFGFIGLIFGPLLISLFPIVVRIYKKEFGLTDDDDN, from the coding sequence ATGAATTCCATTCCTCCCAAAGTAGTAAGACAGGTCTTGTTGGCTTTTCTTATTCTGCTTCTTGGAGGTCTCATTTTTTACCAAATGCTGCCTTATCTTGCCGGGGTGTTGGGCGCGGTGACGCTATACGTCATCCTGCGAAGGCCTATGCTTTTTTTGATCGACAAAGGGTGGTGGCCCTCGCTAGCTGCCGTATTTTTAATGATATTGTCGTTTATCTGTATTCTATTGCCCGTGGCAGGCACCGTGCTAATGCTCGGCAATCAGGTCGGCAGGGTGGTTCGAAATTTCAAGGAATTTATCACGGCAATCAACGATCAGATCGATAATTTGGAGGCATTGATCGGTTACGAATTTTCTTCCCAAATCGATGCCACTGGAATCGCAGGGGGCCTTGCCAAAAGTTTAGAGGGCTTCGCAGGGGGTACCTTTAATACTGTGATTGCCATTGCGATTATGTATTTCTTGCTTTTCTACATGCTCACCAACCGTCGGAAATTACGGGATTCGTTGCGGGAATTTATTCCGACCAGTGTTGATAATCAACAGGTTATTGGCGATGAGATAACAGCAATGGTCAGATCAAATGCCCTCGGTATTCCGATGGTGGCCTTCGGGCAGGGATTGGTAGCCTTGATCGGCTTTTTGATATTTGGCACCGACAATCCATTTTTATGGGCAGGAGTGGTGGTAATCGGGTCCATGATTCCCTTTGTGGGCGGTTTGTTGGGCATCGTTCCCGTTTTTATCATCATGCTTTCGCAAGGCGAAACTTTTCAAGCATGGGGGGTCTTACTGTACGGAGTAATCGTCGTTGGGGCGACCGATAACCTCATCCGACTTTACATCCTTAGAAAACTCGACGATGTACATCCGCTGATTACCTTGATCGGGGTCATCGTAGGTATTCCACTTTTCGGGTTCATTGGACTTATTTTCGGGCCACTTCTTATCAGCCTCTTTCCTATCGTGGTGCGCATCTATAAAAAGGAGTTTGGCTTGACCGATGATGACGACAATTAA
- a CDS encoding glycosyltransferase, producing MNDGMITESNSSTGKRKQENIRHVRKADYLPKLNVQKQIDRLLNEKGDRDEILMLSSFPPRECGIATYSLDLQKALSKAFGDTFKLNIYPLESGHSTFHYEHPVQGILNTDYALDFLQAAYYINARTEIKLVMVQHEFGLFHANEASFLEFLEYLDKPVLATFHTVLPEPSEELRNKVNQMAASVEGIVVMTRNSADILERDYGIDSDKITVISHGTHLVEYGSRRKLKRKYNLEGKTVLSTFGLLGPGKSIETTLDALPRILDEHPDVVFCIIGKTHPSLVKQHGEGYRDFLEQKVETLQIQDHVRFIDEFVPLDRLLEYLQLTDIYLFTSKDPNQAVSGTFAYALSCGCPVISTPIPHTLEVLQDNGAGAIFDFEDSWQLALHVNDLLNHPETLDEMRLNGLHHAVSSSWENAAIGHAELFSKTLGGELPLKYKKPELSVKHIKKMTDHMGIIQFSKINAPDIESGYTLDDNARALIAICQHYKLTRDFSDLKYIKIYFDFVFCCFRHDSTFLNYVDKEYRFTDQNYSVNLDDACGRAIWSLGYLLSMVRSLPDKYRAMEEKAKFVLEESITAMDKSRSPRALAFMIKGLYYYNHYEERDCVNEKVRLYADRLVSLYNKEADDTWLWFESYLTYGNAVLPEAVLMAYAMTLNPEYRKVARASFDFLLSRIMLDDSIRVISNKNWHKKGEPIQSEFLGGEQPIDVAYTILALQCFDTFFPNAEYDTKMEHAFAWFLGKNPLHQSVYNPCTGGCHDGLELENINLNQGAESTVSYLLARMAFENDKL from the coding sequence ATGAACGATGGTATGATCACAGAAAGCAATTCATCAACCGGCAAAAGAAAACAAGAAAATATCCGCCATGTCAGAAAGGCGGACTACCTCCCAAAATTAAATGTTCAAAAGCAGATTGACCGATTACTGAACGAAAAAGGTGACCGGGACGAAATTCTAATGCTTTCTTCCTTCCCGCCGCGGGAATGCGGTATCGCCACCTATTCATTAGACCTACAGAAAGCGCTTTCAAAGGCTTTCGGCGATACCTTCAAGTTAAACATCTATCCTTTAGAGTCGGGCCATTCCACGTTCCATTATGAGCATCCCGTTCAAGGTATCTTGAATACCGATTACGCCCTCGATTTTTTACAGGCGGCCTACTATATCAATGCCAGAACAGAAATAAAATTGGTTATGGTGCAACATGAGTTCGGGCTGTTCCATGCCAACGAAGCCTCTTTTTTAGAGTTTTTGGAATATTTGGACAAGCCGGTACTGGCCACGTTCCACACTGTATTGCCAGAACCCTCCGAAGAATTAAGGAACAAGGTGAACCAGATGGCTGCGTCGGTCGAGGGTATTGTAGTAATGACCCGGAACTCAGCGGATATTTTGGAACGGGATTACGGCATTGACAGCGATAAGATTACGGTCATATCGCATGGTACCCATTTGGTGGAATACGGGAGCAGACGAAAGCTCAAACGCAAGTATAATCTAGAGGGAAAAACCGTGCTCTCTACCTTCGGATTGTTGGGTCCGGGAAAAAGTATCGAGACCACGCTCGATGCCCTACCGAGAATCTTAGACGAGCATCCCGACGTCGTCTTCTGCATTATAGGAAAGACACACCCCTCCTTGGTCAAACAGCACGGGGAAGGCTATCGTGATTTCCTTGAACAAAAGGTAGAAACCCTCCAAATTCAAGACCACGTACGCTTTATAGATGAGTTCGTTCCCTTAGACAGGCTTTTGGAATACCTTCAGCTGACCGATATTTATCTGTTCACCTCAAAAGATCCCAATCAGGCCGTCAGCGGCACCTTCGCCTATGCCCTCAGCTGTGGATGTCCCGTGATTTCAACCCCCATTCCCCACACCCTAGAGGTACTACAGGATAACGGGGCCGGGGCCATCTTCGATTTTGAGGATTCCTGGCAATTGGCTTTGCACGTTAACGATTTATTGAACCACCCTGAAACCCTTGATGAAATGCGTCTCAACGGGTTACATCACGCCGTTTCGTCGTCTTGGGAAAATGCGGCCATCGGCCATGCCGAACTCTTTAGCAAGACCCTGGGCGGCGAGCTGCCCCTTAAGTATAAAAAGCCCGAACTGAGCGTAAAGCACATCAAAAAAATGACAGATCACATGGGCATCATACAATTCTCCAAAATCAATGCCCCCGATATTGAGAGTGGTTACACCCTCGACGATAACGCACGGGCCCTTATCGCTATCTGCCAGCATTACAAGTTGACCCGAGATTTCTCGGACTTGAAATATATCAAGATTTATTTCGACTTCGTTTTCTGCTGTTTCCGCCACGACAGTACCTTTTTGAACTATGTGGATAAGGAGTACCGGTTTACCGACCAAAACTACTCGGTCAACCTCGACGACGCCTGTGGAAGGGCGATATGGAGCTTAGGATACTTACTTTCCATGGTCCGATCCCTGCCCGATAAGTACAGGGCAATGGAAGAGAAGGCCAAGTTCGTTTTGGAAGAATCGATTACGGCCATGGACAAGTCCCGATCCCCACGGGCACTGGCTTTTATGATCAAGGGTCTTTATTATTACAATCACTACGAGGAAAGGGATTGCGTCAACGAGAAGGTCAGGCTGTATGCCGACCGTCTGGTATCGCTCTACAATAAGGAGGCCGATGATACCTGGCTATGGTTCGAAAGTTATTTGACCTACGGAAATGCCGTGCTGCCCGAAGCTGTTTTAATGGCCTACGCCATGACTTTGAACCCGGAATACCGCAAAGTGGCCCGAGCATCATTTGACTTTCTTTTGTCCAGAATAATGCTGGATGACAGCATCAGGGTCATATCCAACAAAAATTGGCACAAAAAAGGAGAGCCTATACAATCGGAATTTTTAGGAGGTGAACAACCGATCGACGTGGCCTACACCATTTTAGCCCTACAGTGCTTCGATACCTTCTTCCCCAACGCCGAATACGATACCAAGATGGAACATGCCTTTGCTTGGTTCTTAGGGAAAAACCCCTTGCACCAATCGGTTTACAACCCCTGTACGGGAGGGTGCCACGACGGCCTCGAACTTGAAAACATAAACCTGAACCAAGGTGCCGAATCGACGGTCAGCTATCTTTTGGCCCGAATGGCGTTCGAGAATGATAAGCTGTGA